In Lachnospiraceae bacterium, one DNA window encodes the following:
- a CDS encoding SARP family transcriptional regulator — MEAQWEGNLDTFGGFALSFDGLCLRDDGSRSRKVWNLLSYLILNRERDLGVAELYQLLWQDKDEENPYGALKTLVFRVRRLLEEAGFPATAMVLSSKGIYRWNPQLSMKVDGEEFEHLSKLCLAEAFDMETGKEQWKTALSLYKGEFLPGAGDAAWMKEKREFYSGLYKRLVRKVCLWLLETRQYKEAEQIADAGLSLYEYQEEFEGCKILALYYMGQVEAALNRYLMAMDKFYKEHQLTPSDQFKELYHLVSTSHLEEPKPFEDIAAELSEPEIPTEKQTENRFGAYECEYSVFKRLFWLERRAVARSGESVYLCLLSIERPDGRKMKADVLGRAAERMKMVIQGSLRASDIFSRYSVSQYVVLIPAATYENCEAVMERITRAFNKGYVRKDVAAVSRITAVFPADRECF; from the coding sequence ATGGAAGCACAATGGGAAGGAAATCTTGATACGTTTGGCGGTTTTGCTCTTTCTTTTGATGGTCTGTGTCTACGGGATGATGGAAGCCGTTCCAGAAAGGTCTGGAATCTTTTAAGCTACCTTATTTTAAACAGAGAACGGGATCTGGGGGTGGCAGAGCTTTACCAGCTGCTGTGGCAGGATAAAGATGAGGAAAATCCTTATGGAGCCTTAAAAACACTGGTATTCCGCGTTCGCCGCCTGTTAGAAGAAGCCGGTTTCCCGGCAACAGCTATGGTACTTAGCAGTAAAGGCATTTACCGGTGGAATCCGCAGTTGTCCATGAAAGTGGATGGAGAAGAATTTGAACATTTAAGTAAGCTGTGTCTGGCAGAAGCGTTTGATATGGAAACAGGAAAAGAGCAGTGGAAAACTGCACTTTCTCTTTATAAAGGAGAATTTCTTCCAGGAGCCGGTGATGCTGCCTGGATGAAAGAAAAAAGAGAGTTTTACAGTGGCCTTTATAAAAGGCTGGTGCGTAAAGTGTGTCTATGGCTTCTTGAAACAAGGCAGTATAAAGAGGCAGAACAGATCGCAGATGCAGGTTTAAGTCTTTATGAATACCAGGAAGAATTTGAAGGCTGCAAGATCTTAGCTCTTTACTACATGGGACAGGTGGAAGCCGCTTTAAACCGGTATCTTATGGCAATGGACAAATTTTATAAGGAACACCAGCTTACACCTTCTGATCAATTTAAGGAATTGTACCATCTGGTAAGCACCAGTCATTTAGAAGAGCCAAAACCATTTGAGGATATTGCTGCAGAATTATCAGAGCCGGAAATCCCAACAGAGAAACAGACAGAGAACCGTTTCGGGGCTTATGAATGTGAGTATTCAGTCTTTAAACGTCTGTTCTGGCTGGAACGCAGGGCAGTGGCCAGAAGCGGCGAGTCCGTATATTTGTGTCTGTTGAGTATAGAACGGCCAGATGGCAGAAAAATGAAGGCGGATGTGTTAGGCAGGGCTGCAGAACGGATGAAGATGGTGATCCAGGGTTCCCTGCGGGCCAGTGATATTTTCTCCCGTTATAGTGTGAGCCAGTATGTTGTACTTATCCCTGCTGCGACCTACGAAAACTGTGAGGCAGTGATGGAGCGGATCACGCGGGCCTTTAACAAAGGGTATGTGCGCAAAGATGTGGCTGCAGTAAGCCGGATCACAGCGGTTTTTCCTGCGGACCGCGAATGCTTTTGA
- a CDS encoding DMT family transporter: MKLKNALILLLTATIWGVAFVAQSVGMDYVQPFTFNGVRSIIGGLVLIPVIFVLDRKKKAEEKDYKAPGDRKTLILGGICCGVALGIATNLQQFGVMYTSVGKVGFITACYIIIVPVLSLFLGKKCSPAVAGAVVLAVAGLYLLCMSGSDRGIQKGDFLVMICSFIFSIHIMIIDYFSPAVDGVKMSCIQFLVSGAISLVGMLIFEEPHITQILIAWKPILYAGVMSCGVGYTLQIVGQKGVDPASASLILSLESSISVLAGWLLLGQKMTGREILGCVLMFLAIVLAQAPDVILSRKNGGR; the protein is encoded by the coding sequence ATGAAATTGAAAAATGCATTGATATTACTTTTGACAGCTACCATCTGGGGTGTTGCATTTGTTGCCCAGAGTGTAGGAATGGATTATGTACAGCCTTTTACTTTTAATGGGGTGCGAAGCATCATCGGCGGTCTTGTGCTTATCCCTGTGATCTTTGTCCTGGATAGAAAGAAGAAGGCAGAAGAAAAAGATTATAAGGCACCAGGCGACAGAAAAACGCTGATCTTAGGCGGTATCTGCTGTGGTGTTGCTCTTGGTATTGCAACTAATTTACAGCAGTTTGGTGTAATGTATACAAGTGTGGGAAAGGTTGGCTTTATTACTGCCTGCTACATTATCATTGTGCCGGTTTTAAGCTTGTTTTTAGGTAAAAAATGCAGTCCGGCTGTTGCAGGAGCAGTTGTTCTTGCTGTTGCAGGTCTTTACCTGCTTTGCATGTCAGGAAGTGACCGGGGAATCCAGAAGGGTGATTTCCTTGTTATGATCTGTTCCTTTATTTTCTCTATCCATATTATGATCATTGACTATTTTTCACCGGCAGTAGACGGAGTGAAAATGTCCTGCATCCAGTTTTTGGTAAGTGGTGCTATTTCATTGGTAGGTATGCTGATTTTTGAAGAACCGCACATTACACAGATCCTTATAGCATGGAAGCCTATTCTTTATGCAGGTGTTATGTCCTGTGGCGTGGGATATACCTTACAGATCGTAGGACAGAAGGGGGTCGATCCAGCCAGTGCTTCTTTGATCTTAAGTCTGGAGTCCAGCATTTCTGTACTTGCAGGCTGGCTGCTCTTAGGACAGAAGATGACAGGAAGAGAGATCCTTGGCTGTGTTCTTATGTTTTTAGCTATTGTGCTGGCACAGGCGCCGGACGTTATTTTAAGT